One genomic region from Pseudanabaena sp. FACHB-2040 encodes:
- a CDS encoding NAD(P)H-quinone oxidoreductase subunit H, with amino-acid sequence MARIETKTEPMVLNMGPHHPSMHGVLRLIVTLDGEDVIDCEPVIGYLHRGMEKIAENRTNIMFVPYVSRWDYAEGMFNEAITVNAPEKLANIEVPRRASYIRVIMLELNRIANHLLWLGPFLADVGAQTPFFYIFREREMIYDLWEAATGYRMVNNNYFRIGGVAADLPYGWIDKCLDFCDYFIPKVDEYEKLITNNPIFRRRVEGIGTISREDAIAWGLSGPMLRGSGVKWDLRKVDHYECYDDFDWDIQWETAGDCLARYVVRIREMRESVKIIRQACNQIPGGPYENLEAKRIAGGPKSEWNGFEYQFIGKKIAPTFKIPAGEHYVRVESGKGELGVFIIGDDNVFPWRFKIRAADFVNLQILPQLVRGMKVADIMPILGSIDIIMGSVDR; translated from the coding sequence ATGGCAAGAATTGAGACCAAGACCGAACCCATGGTCCTCAACATGGGACCGCACCATCCCTCTATGCACGGGGTGTTGCGCCTGATTGTGACCCTGGACGGCGAAGACGTTATCGACTGTGAGCCGGTCATTGGCTACCTCCATCGTGGCATGGAGAAAATCGCCGAAAACCGCACTAACATTATGTTCGTGCCCTACGTGAGCCGCTGGGACTACGCTGAGGGCATGTTCAACGAAGCCATCACGGTGAACGCTCCAGAAAAGCTAGCCAATATTGAAGTGCCTAGGCGGGCCAGCTATATCCGAGTGATCATGCTGGAGCTAAACCGCATTGCCAACCACCTGCTTTGGCTTGGCCCCTTTCTGGCAGACGTGGGCGCTCAGACTCCATTTTTCTACATCTTCCGGGAACGGGAGATGATCTATGACCTGTGGGAAGCTGCGACCGGCTACCGCATGGTCAACAACAACTATTTCCGCATTGGCGGCGTGGCTGCCGACCTGCCCTACGGCTGGATCGATAAGTGTCTCGACTTTTGCGACTACTTCATTCCTAAAGTCGATGAGTACGAGAAGCTAATCACCAACAACCCCATCTTCCGCCGCCGGGTTGAAGGCATTGGCACAATCTCGCGGGAAGATGCGATCGCATGGGGCCTCTCAGGTCCGATGCTGCGTGGCTCTGGCGTTAAGTGGGACTTGCGCAAGGTCGATCACTACGAGTGCTACGACGACTTTGATTGGGATATCCAGTGGGAAACTGCTGGGGACTGCCTGGCCCGCTACGTGGTGCGGATTCGGGAAATGCGCGAGTCGGTGAAGATCATCCGGCAAGCCTGTAACCAAATTCCTGGTGGCCCCTACGAAAACCTGGAAGCCAAGCGGATTGCGGGTGGTCCTAAGTCGGAGTGGAACGGCTTCGAGTATCAGTTCATCGGCAAGAAGATTGCTCCCACCTTCAAAATTCCTGCAGGTGAGCATTACGTTCGAGTCGAAAGCGGCAAGGGCGAACTCGGTGTCTTCATCATTGGAGACGACAACGTTTTCCCCTGGCGCTTTAAAATTCGCGCCGCTGACTTTGTCAACCTGCAAATTTTGCCCCAGCTGGTACGCGGCATGAAGGTTGCCGACATCATGCCAATTTTGGGCAGCATCGACATCATCATGGGCTCTGTAGACCGATAA
- a CDS encoding ATP-binding protein codes for MRTELKIPSDLKFLSVVESWLLESLATELKESETWPQLSTRLRLALVEAYSNVVRHAHKDNPETPVILRLTLDQRSVTLEIWDSGQGYDTDTYLAPVPETFQEGGYGWLILNRLMDKVQYQLRAKDGQNCLMLETELPIFQEMP; via the coding sequence ATGAGGACTGAACTGAAAATTCCTAGCGACCTGAAATTTTTGTCTGTGGTTGAGAGCTGGTTACTAGAGTCTCTAGCCACAGAGCTTAAGGAGTCAGAAACCTGGCCTCAGCTGTCTACCCGCTTGCGACTAGCCCTCGTCGAAGCCTATTCCAACGTGGTTCGCCATGCCCACAAAGACAATCCGGAGACGCCCGTCATCCTGCGGCTAACCCTAGACCAGCGCTCTGTGACTCTAGAAATTTGGGATTCGGGGCAGGGCTACGACACAGACACCTACCTGGCCCCTGTCCCTGAAACCTTTCAGGAGGGGGGCTATGGCTGGTTAATCTTAAACCGGCTGATGGATAAGGTGCAGTACCAATTGCGAGCTAAGGACGGGCAGAATTGTCTGATGCTAGAGACTGAGCTACCGATTTTTCAGGAGATGCCCTAG
- a CDS encoding M15 family metallopeptidase has product MKPYQSIPIQDCGEPLVPLPPDQFDLADPHFYQSLGAPYADKSPFYLRQGVLAALLQAQATLAAEYPGWRIRVFDAFRPVAVQQFMVDYTFRELLQIQGLDEADLSDDQRQALTAQVYQFWAPPSSDPAMPPPHSTGAAVDVTLVDQRGSEVDMGSPIDEISARSFPDHFAGSDDPSEQQWHRHRTLLNRVMVAAGFRRHPQEWWHFSLGDQLWTWLGFQAGYQAEQIARYGCAPEPLEPPRASPEKSVAQSLASDNSARP; this is encoded by the coding sequence ATGAAACCCTACCAATCCATTCCCATTCAAGACTGCGGTGAACCCCTAGTGCCGCTGCCGCCGGATCAGTTTGATCTGGCAGATCCCCACTTTTACCAATCTTTAGGGGCTCCTTACGCTGACAAATCTCCCTTCTACCTGCGCCAAGGGGTGTTGGCCGCACTCCTTCAGGCCCAAGCCACCCTAGCGGCAGAGTATCCTGGCTGGCGCATTCGGGTATTCGATGCGTTTCGGCCCGTGGCTGTACAGCAGTTTATGGTGGACTACACCTTTCGTGAACTGCTGCAAATTCAAGGACTGGACGAGGCTGATCTAAGTGATGACCAGCGGCAGGCGCTGACAGCTCAGGTCTATCAGTTTTGGGCTCCGCCTAGCTCCGATCCGGCCATGCCGCCGCCCCACAGTACCGGAGCCGCAGTAGATGTCACTCTGGTCGATCAGCGGGGCAGTGAAGTGGATATGGGGTCGCCCATTGATGAAATTTCGGCCCGCTCTTTTCCTGACCACTTTGCGGGTAGCGATGATCCTTCTGAGCAGCAGTGGCACCGCCACCGCACTCTGCTCAATCGGGTAATGGTCGCTGCCGGATTTCGGCGACATCCCCAGGAGTGGTGGCACTTTTCTTTGGGCGATCAGCTCTGGACTTGGCTAGGTTTCCAAGCAGGCTATCAGGCTGAGCAGATTGCCCGCTACGGTTGCGCCCCAGAGCCCCTAGAGCCCCCTAGGGCATCTCCTGAAAAATCGGTAGCTCAGTCTCTAGCATCAGACAATTCTGCCCGTCCTTAG
- a CDS encoding SpoIIE family protein phosphatase, with product MSVGEHDKLKLMVVDDEPDNLDLLYRTFRREFQVFKASSGLEALTILEQVGEMAIIISDQRMPRMNGTEFLSRTVERFPDTIRIVLTGYTDVEDLVEAINSGKVFKYITKPWNPEALKNVVLQSIETYRLVKQRTRALTLALRRESLINAVMSAVRESLDYHSMLQTVVDTLGERFEADHVILRPQEDGCPKPETSPTAPTPIFQYPTPPTASDSHTEAAPDPLWPVLYSHHLKQESHIKFEAEATLTTIDHSHQPIAVLTLPLIFQQRCLAVTSLYQVRSPNWSEETLDLIRSVADQVALAIAQAQLYQQVQERTRQMRAELEVARQIQMNLLRQSWPSVPGAKIQARCLPASEVGGDFFEVLVHPQGDVWLAVGDVSGKGVPAALFMASAISVLRRELSQETSPAPDAVMQSLNSSLLDDLVSNNCFITLVLVRYSPTTRHMTYANAGHIYPLVWSRAAHTPQYLETRGVPLGILPSWQAKAGELDLSPGDTLLLASDGLTEVTPEQGAGSLAMLQQAGLWALLEQQPPPLDLDKLLEAIQKLSSQQEDDQTALSLEVLPDED from the coding sequence ATGAGTGTAGGCGAACACGACAAGCTCAAGCTAATGGTGGTAGACGACGAGCCAGACAACCTAGATCTGCTCTATCGCACCTTTCGCCGGGAATTTCAGGTTTTCAAAGCTAGCAGCGGTCTTGAAGCCCTGACAATCCTAGAGCAGGTCGGAGAAATGGCCATCATCATCTCCGACCAGCGCATGCCTAGGATGAACGGAACCGAATTTCTTAGCCGCACCGTAGAGCGGTTTCCCGATACCATCCGGATTGTGTTAACGGGCTATACCGATGTCGAAGACCTGGTAGAAGCCATTAACTCGGGCAAAGTCTTTAAGTACATCACCAAGCCCTGGAATCCCGAGGCGCTCAAAAATGTGGTGCTGCAGTCTATCGAAACTTACCGGCTAGTCAAGCAGCGCACCCGAGCATTGACCCTGGCCCTCCGGCGAGAGTCTCTGATCAACGCAGTCATGAGCGCAGTCCGAGAATCTTTGGACTATCACAGCATGCTGCAAACAGTCGTCGATACCCTAGGCGAACGGTTCGAGGCCGACCATGTCATCCTGCGGCCTCAAGAGGATGGGTGCCCCAAGCCTGAAACCAGTCCCACGGCTCCCACTCCCATCTTTCAATACCCGACCCCACCAACGGCATCCGACAGTCATACTGAAGCGGCCCCAGATCCTCTCTGGCCAGTACTGTACAGCCACCATCTCAAGCAAGAGAGCCACATCAAGTTCGAGGCCGAAGCCACTCTAACCACGATTGACCACTCCCACCAGCCTATTGCCGTCCTGACGCTGCCCCTAATCTTTCAGCAGCGCTGCCTAGCAGTCACCTCTCTCTACCAGGTTCGATCTCCCAACTGGTCTGAAGAAACCCTCGATCTGATCCGCAGCGTAGCTGACCAGGTGGCTCTAGCAATCGCCCAAGCACAGCTTTATCAGCAGGTTCAAGAGCGAACTCGGCAGATGCGGGCAGAGCTAGAAGTCGCTCGCCAGATCCAAATGAACCTGCTGCGCCAGAGCTGGCCCAGTGTCCCCGGTGCCAAAATTCAGGCCCGGTGCTTGCCAGCCAGCGAAGTAGGCGGCGACTTCTTCGAGGTCCTTGTCCACCCCCAAGGAGATGTGTGGCTGGCAGTCGGAGATGTCTCTGGTAAAGGCGTTCCCGCTGCGCTGTTTATGGCCAGCGCGATCTCAGTGCTGCGGCGAGAACTCTCCCAAGAAACTTCCCCTGCACCCGACGCGGTGATGCAAAGCCTAAATTCAAGCTTGTTAGACGATTTGGTGAGCAATAACTGCTTCATCACGCTGGTGCTGGTGCGCTACTCTCCCACTACCCGCCACATGACCTATGCCAATGCGGGTCATATCTACCCCCTAGTCTGGTCGCGGGCAGCCCATACACCTCAATATCTAGAGACCCGAGGGGTGCCCTTGGGCATTTTACCGAGCTGGCAAGCCAAGGCTGGGGAACTCGATCTTTCGCCAGGTGATACGCTGCTGCTAGCTAGCGACGGGCTCACCGAAGTCACCCCGGAGCAGGGAGCAGGCAGCCTGGCTATGCTTCAGCAGGCTGGGCTGTGGGCCTTGCTAGAGCAGCAGCCTCCCCCCCTCGATCTCGATAAACTCCTAGAGGCTATTCAAAAGCTGAGTAGTCAGCAGGAGGACGACCAGACAGCCTTATCTCTGGAGGTGCTGCCAGATGAGGACTGA
- a CDS encoding isochorismatase family cysteine hydrolase, with amino-acid sequence MTIPLLVVDVQTGFINDFTHHIPQRVARLIKQKIYSPLLFTRFINSAEGPYTRFLKWDGCNEAPETDLSEDLAPYIKPEFVFSKRGLCGMPIELVDYLCDRQTQQVAVVGIDTDMCVLKIAMDLFDRGIEPIVLTDCCASTAGLQAHLAGLAVLSRNIGAQRLRDAGLGGGTLAAPMVNGGN; translated from the coding sequence ATGACAATTCCGTTACTTGTTGTAGACGTGCAAACAGGATTTATTAATGACTTTACCCATCATATTCCTCAACGGGTTGCTCGTTTAATTAAGCAGAAGATCTACTCTCCCTTATTATTCACTCGCTTCATCAATTCAGCGGAGGGGCCTTATACACGCTTTCTCAAGTGGGACGGCTGTAATGAGGCACCTGAAACAGATTTATCGGAAGACTTAGCTCCCTACATTAAGCCTGAGTTCGTTTTTAGTAAACGGGGATTATGCGGGATGCCAATTGAGTTGGTGGATTATCTCTGTGACCGGCAAACTCAGCAGGTTGCTGTCGTGGGGATCGACACAGATATGTGTGTGTTAAAAATTGCGATGGATTTGTTTGACCGGGGCATTGAGCCGATTGTGTTGACTGATTGCTGTGCCAGTACTGCGGGGTTGCAGGCTCATCTAGCGGGGTTAGCGGTTCTTAGCCGCAATATTGGAGCTCAGCGGTTGCGAGATGCGGGTCTGGGAGGAGGAACCCTTGCCGCTCCTATGGTGAATGGGGGCAATTAA
- a CDS encoding pre-peptidase C-terminal domain-containing protein → MQSLIRRWGCALLLAAVGVFPARGVLAQTVQSLQQDIQVAICRGDWNQAVDHTGALMALPQISPANRATLVAFRQQLKTWRDDPRTVPRFTNCDTALAQFIPADLVPEVAPPLNWESAIATLSSVPYIPSNNQRARQAEGFAVAGLARQLDTNIPALTPTVPIDMRTGSGVSAGAVGQDYRVFTFVGGLGDQVTIDVDVNRVFPGLLYFDDDSQIFLFDSQGRLLVENDDLSRLQSRITNYILPQSGLYYVAVTTYNNDPIFNAEGQVVGWSGNGGSSVEFTLSITGVTPTDQLVLPEASL, encoded by the coding sequence ATGCAGAGTTTGATCAGACGTTGGGGGTGTGCCCTCTTACTGGCTGCTGTCGGCGTTTTTCCGGCGCGCGGCGTTCTGGCTCAAACGGTGCAGTCGCTGCAGCAAGATATTCAGGTGGCGATTTGTCGCGGTGATTGGAATCAGGCGGTGGATCATACTGGCGCTCTGATGGCGCTGCCGCAGATTTCCCCCGCCAATCGGGCGACGCTGGTTGCCTTTCGCCAGCAGCTTAAAACCTGGCGTGATGATCCTAGGACGGTACCGAGGTTTACAAACTGTGATACAGCCCTAGCTCAGTTTATTCCGGCAGATTTGGTGCCAGAGGTGGCTCCTCCTTTGAATTGGGAGAGTGCGATCGCAACGCTCTCCAGCGTTCCCTATATCCCCTCTAATAATCAGCGCGCCCGCCAGGCTGAAGGCTTCGCAGTGGCGGGTTTAGCTCGCCAGCTTGACACGAATATTCCAGCGCTAACGCCCACGGTGCCGATCGATATGCGCACCGGCTCAGGTGTATCAGCAGGAGCTGTAGGTCAAGACTACCGGGTGTTTACCTTTGTCGGTGGGCTGGGCGATCAAGTCACAATCGACGTGGACGTGAACCGAGTCTTTCCGGGTCTGCTGTATTTTGATGACGACTCTCAGATATTTCTGTTTGACAGCCAGGGCCGACTACTCGTCGAGAACGATGACCTCAGCCGCCTTCAATCCCGAATTACTAACTACATCTTGCCGCAGTCGGGCCTGTACTACGTGGCGGTGACTACCTACAACAATGACCCTATCTTCAATGCTGAGGGTCAAGTTGTTGGCTGGAGCGGCAATGGCGGCAGTTCGGTTGAATTTACCCTGTCTATTACGGGTGTAACACCGACGGATCAGTTGGTGCTGCCGGAGGCGAGTCTTTGA
- the rsmD gene encoding 16S rRNA (guanine(966)-N(2))-methyltransferase RsmD, with amino-acid sequence MSLRIYGNRTIKTLPGQDTRPTASRVRQALFNVWQGSIAGCRWLDLCAGSGAMGAEALCRGAAEAVAIELSPLACRVIRENWERVSQPDQKFHVIRGNVLQQMDRLRNQPFERIYVDPPYDSELYMPVLTGIVRFGLLTPMGEVAVEHNPDIWQAIEVPGLNLIREKRYGTTQLTFYTPETVSA; translated from the coding sequence ATGTCGCTTCGAATTTACGGCAATCGCACCATCAAGACCCTGCCAGGGCAAGACACTCGCCCTACCGCATCGCGGGTACGGCAGGCCCTATTTAACGTCTGGCAGGGCAGCATTGCTGGCTGCCGCTGGCTAGACTTGTGTGCGGGCAGCGGCGCAATGGGAGCCGAGGCGCTATGCCGTGGAGCGGCTGAGGCCGTTGCCATTGAGCTGTCACCCTTGGCCTGTCGGGTTATTCGAGAAAATTGGGAGCGGGTAAGCCAGCCCGACCAAAAGTTTCACGTTATTCGCGGCAATGTTTTGCAGCAGATGGATCGGCTGAGAAACCAGCCCTTTGAGCGGATTTATGTTGACCCGCCCTACGATAGCGAACTCTATATGCCCGTCCTCACCGGCATTGTTCGATTTGGCCTGTTAACGCCGATGGGAGAGGTCGCAGTAGAGCACAACCCCGATATCTGGCAGGCCATTGAGGTGCCAGGCTTGAACTTGATTCGGGAAAAACGCTACGGCACCACCCAGCTGACGTTTTATACTCCAGAGACTGTTTCAGCGTAA
- a CDS encoding FAD-binding oxidoreductase: MTLTSTPAINWDALVAALGDIEVIREPGQVEKLSKDYYNFSPVLVKQLADKTGDLVVRPKTEAEVLKVAKACVAAKVPVTVRGAGTGNYGQCIPLEGGVILDLSRMNAVKWVKPGIACVEAGAKLSAIDKVTRESGWELRMYPSTYRTATIGGFIGGGSGGIGSVLYGQLRDRGNLIAVRVVTMEDEPRVIELRGDEVQKVNHAYGTNGIITELEIPLGPAYPWTEVIVAFDDFMTAARFGQALGDADGIIKKMISIHAWPIPSYFVPLKPFLPEGKAAALLMVAEPNIEPFGELVKAFGGTVTYSKAAQDASKGTLLAEFTWNHTTLHGRSVVPSLTYLQTLFLTDANLELIEQLYHHFGDEVMMHLEYFRVGGKVVPAALQVVRYTTDERLFEIIQYHEEQGALIANPHTYMLEDGGMKTVDPVQVDFKAQVDPYGLLNPGKCRGWLERIGG; the protein is encoded by the coding sequence ATGACCCTTACCAGTACTCCTGCAATTAACTGGGACGCTCTCGTTGCAGCCCTTGGTGATATTGAAGTTATCCGAGAGCCGGGCCAGGTTGAGAAACTGTCGAAGGATTATTACAACTTCAGCCCAGTGCTGGTGAAGCAGCTAGCCGACAAGACGGGAGACTTGGTGGTGCGGCCCAAAACCGAGGCCGAAGTGCTCAAGGTGGCTAAGGCCTGTGTGGCAGCGAAAGTGCCAGTTACCGTCCGGGGGGCGGGCACCGGCAACTATGGGCAGTGCATTCCGCTGGAAGGTGGGGTCATTCTCGACCTCAGCCGGATGAATGCAGTCAAGTGGGTGAAGCCAGGGATTGCCTGTGTGGAGGCGGGGGCTAAGCTATCTGCTATCGATAAAGTGACGCGCGAGTCAGGCTGGGAGCTGCGCATGTATCCCTCTACCTACCGCACCGCAACGATTGGCGGCTTTATCGGCGGCGGCAGCGGCGGCATTGGTTCGGTGCTGTACGGGCAGTTGAGAGATAGAGGCAACCTGATCGCCGTTCGCGTGGTGACGATGGAAGACGAACCGCGCGTGATTGAGCTGCGGGGCGATGAGGTGCAGAAGGTCAACCACGCCTACGGCACCAACGGCATTATCACCGAGCTAGAAATTCCGCTGGGGCCTGCTTACCCCTGGACCGAGGTAATTGTCGCCTTCGATGACTTTATGACCGCTGCCCGCTTTGGTCAGGCTTTGGGCGATGCTGACGGCATCATCAAGAAAATGATCAGCATTCATGCGTGGCCGATTCCCAGCTATTTTGTGCCGCTCAAGCCCTTCTTGCCTGAGGGCAAAGCCGCTGCTCTGTTGATGGTAGCCGAGCCAAATATAGAACCCTTTGGTGAGCTAGTGAAGGCGTTTGGCGGAACGGTTACCTATAGCAAGGCGGCACAAGATGCCAGCAAAGGCACCCTCTTAGCAGAATTTACCTGGAACCACACTACGCTGCACGGGCGCAGTGTGGTTCCCTCGCTGACTTACCTGCAAACGCTGTTTCTAACGGACGCGAACCTGGAGCTGATCGAGCAGCTTTACCATCACTTCGGAGATGAGGTGATGATGCACCTGGAGTATTTCCGAGTGGGCGGCAAGGTGGTTCCGGCGGCGCTGCAGGTGGTGCGCTATACAACTGATGAGCGGCTGTTTGAAATTATTCAGTACCACGAGGAGCAGGGCGCACTAATTGCCAACCCTCATACCTACATGCTTGAAGATGGCGGCATGAAGACGGTAGACCCGGTGCAGGTGGACTTTAAGGCCCAGGTTGACCCCTACGGTTTGTTGAACCCTGGCAAGTGTCGCGGCTGGCTAGAGCGGATCGGCGGCTAA
- the rsmH gene encoding 16S rRNA (cytosine(1402)-N(4))-methyltransferase RsmH, which translates to MTAEPPTFEHIPVLPQETIAGLQPRPGGQYLDATVGGGGHSKLILEADPTIRLTALDQDGAAIAAAQAELAEYCDRITFCRSNFAEFKPGNQQFNGILADLGVSSAQFDIPERGFSFRLTAPLDMRMDQRQEISAAEIVNHWEEVELARIIYIYGEERLSRRIARQIVAQRPFNTTTELADAISKCVPTKYRYGRIHPATRTFQALRIAVNRELEVLERFLELAPTWLEPGGRLAIISFHSLEDRIVKHAIKGSPLLSVVTKKPIIATDDEIQQNPRARSAKLRVAERREDDMGEGERGEWKTRRGRDR; encoded by the coding sequence ATGACTGCTGAGCCCCCCACCTTTGAACATATTCCCGTCTTGCCCCAGGAAACCATTGCCGGGCTGCAGCCCCGACCGGGAGGGCAGTATCTCGATGCCACTGTGGGCGGCGGCGGCCACAGCAAGCTCATCTTAGAGGCCGACCCTACAATTCGGCTGACGGCTTTGGATCAAGATGGGGCTGCGATCGCAGCGGCCCAGGCTGAACTGGCGGAGTATTGCGATCGCATCACCTTCTGCCGCAGCAATTTTGCCGAGTTCAAACCTGGTAACCAGCAGTTCAACGGCATTCTGGCAGATTTGGGCGTCAGCTCTGCCCAGTTCGACATTCCAGAACGCGGCTTTAGCTTCCGGCTGACCGCCCCGCTAGACATGCGCATGGACCAGCGCCAAGAGATTTCCGCCGCCGAAATTGTCAACCACTGGGAGGAAGTAGAGCTCGCCCGAATTATCTACATCTACGGCGAGGAGCGGCTATCTCGACGCATTGCCCGCCAGATCGTCGCCCAGCGCCCCTTCAACACCACCACCGAACTAGCAGACGCCATCTCCAAGTGCGTTCCCACCAAATACCGCTATGGCCGCATTCACCCCGCCACCCGCACCTTTCAGGCCTTGCGCATTGCCGTCAACCGCGAGTTAGAAGTGCTGGAGCGGTTTCTAGAACTCGCCCCCACCTGGCTGGAGCCAGGTGGCCGACTGGCCATCATCAGCTTCCACAGCTTAGAAGATCGAATCGTCAAGCACGCCATCAAGGGCTCGCCCCTACTCTCAGTAGTCACCAAGAAACCCATCATCGCCACTGATGACGAGATCCAGCAAAACCCCCGCGCTCGCTCGGCCAAGCTGCGTGTGGCAGAGCGGAGGGAAGACGACATGGGAGAGGGGGAACGCGGAGAGTGGAAGACGCGGAGAGGTAGAGATAGATAG
- a CDS encoding peptidase C15, producing MSTILLTSFAPWKADQRSNSSDDLLVSLQQRQELPDNALLMRQVPVNFHLAPCHIIAKLVELRPAVLICCGMAEKRHCLSLELNGRYEDKTLKTALNLPELIAGTRLTEISHCAGTYVCNHLYFKVLEFIQRTRCSTQAIFIHVPPLNPLNQEFVAADFTLILQRLSLPATAPLPLVA from the coding sequence ATGTCCACTATCCTTCTCACCTCTTTTGCTCCTTGGAAAGCTGACCAACGGTCAAACTCTTCGGATGACTTGCTGGTTAGCTTGCAACAGCGACAGGAACTGCCAGACAATGCCCTTTTGATGCGGCAGGTACCAGTCAATTTTCACCTTGCCCCCTGTCATATCATTGCCAAACTGGTAGAACTGCGTCCGGCTGTTCTAATCTGCTGCGGCATGGCAGAAAAGCGCCACTGTTTAAGCCTGGAGCTAAATGGCCGCTACGAGGACAAAACCCTCAAAACTGCCCTAAACCTACCTGAATTGATAGCAGGTACTCGACTCACCGAGATCAGCCACTGCGCTGGAACCTACGTCTGCAACCACCTCTATTTCAAAGTGCTGGAATTCATCCAGCGCACACGCTGCTCGACCCAGGCCATTTTTATTCATGTGCCCCCGCTCAACCCGCTAAATCAGGAGTTTGTTGCCGCAGACTTTACGCTAATCCTGCAACGGCTGAGCCTACCGGCGACAGCGCCTTTGCCGCTGGTAGCTTAA
- the hisH gene encoding imidazole glycerol phosphate synthase subunit HisH yields the protein MTLIAVIDYDMGNLHSACKGLANSGATPHITDVVAELEQADAVVLPGDGAFDPAMQHLRSRDLVQPIKDIIASGKPFLGICLGLQLLFEASEEGREAGLGILPGHIRRFQPEPGITIPHMGWNQLTLTQPDAPIWQGIENGDWVYFVHSFYADPADPAVVAATVTHGSQTVTAAIARDNLMAMQYHPEKSAPAGLKMLDNFVAMVKAQELAVSR from the coding sequence ATGACCTTGATTGCCGTCATTGACTACGACATGGGCAACCTGCACTCGGCCTGCAAGGGTCTAGCCAACTCCGGAGCTACCCCCCACATTACCGATGTCGTTGCCGAGCTAGAGCAGGCTGATGCGGTGGTGCTGCCCGGCGATGGGGCCTTTGATCCGGCAATGCAGCACTTGCGATCGCGCGACCTGGTTCAGCCTATCAAAGACATTATCGCTAGCGGCAAACCCTTTCTGGGTATCTGCCTCGGTCTACAGCTTCTATTTGAGGCCAGCGAGGAAGGTCGAGAAGCAGGGCTGGGCATCCTGCCAGGACACATCCGGCGATTTCAGCCCGAACCAGGCATCACTATTCCCCATATGGGCTGGAACCAGCTCACCTTGACCCAACCCGATGCTCCTATCTGGCAGGGCATTGAGAACGGCGACTGGGTCTATTTTGTCCACTCTTTCTATGCTGACCCTGCCGATCCCGCAGTAGTAGCGGCGACGGTGACGCACGGCAGTCAGACGGTGACGGCTGCGATCGCACGCGATAACCTAATGGCAATGCAGTATCACCCAGAAAAGTCTGCCCCTGCCGGGCTCAAAATGCTGGACAACTTTGTGGCCATGGTCAAGGCCCAAGAACTGGCAGTGAGCCGTTAG